Proteins encoded by one window of Raphanus sativus cultivar WK10039 unplaced genomic scaffold, ASM80110v3 Scaffold1149, whole genome shotgun sequence:
- the LOC108846611 gene encoding E3 ubiquitin-protein ligase NLA isoform X1: MKFCKKYEEYMQGQKEKKNLPGVGFKKLKKILKGCRRRDHQIASINHCPRECTVCDGTFFPELQKEMEDVVGWFNENAQKLLELHLASRFKKCLDWFKGNNNRKRSHLGLIQQGKDLVSYALINSVAIRKILKKYDKIHESSQGQAFKTQVQKMHIEILQSPWLCELTAFHINLKESQKDYSGAVLASPPALFDGCSLVFDDGKPLLSCELSDSVKVDIDLTCSICLDTVFDPISLTCGHIYCYMCACSAASVNVVDGLKTADPSEKCPLCREICVYKGAVRLDELSILLKRSCREHWEERRKTERAERLKQAKEYWDHQCRSFTGI; encoded by the exons ATGAAGTTCTGTAAAAAGTATGAGGAGTACATGCAAGGacaaaaggagaagaagaatctaCCTGGTGTTGGCTTCAAGAAGCTCAAAAAAATTCTCAAGGGATGCAGAAGAAGAGATCATCAGATTGCTTCAATCAATCACTGTCCTCGTGAATGCACAG TTTGTGATGGAACCTTCTTCCCGGAGCTTCAGAAGGAGATGGAAGATGTAGTAGGATGGTTTAACGAGAATGCTCAGAAGCTTCTTGAGTTACATTTAGCTTCTCGTTTCAAAAAGTGTCTTGATTGGTTCAAAGGCAACAACAATCGCAAAAGGAGTCATCTCGGTTTGATCCAACAAGGCAAAGACTTGGTTAGCTACGCTCTCATCAACTCGGTCGCCATCAGAAAAATCCTCAAAAAATACGACAAG ATTCATGAGTCTAGCCAAGGACAAGCGTTTAAGACACAGGTCCAGAAAATGCATATCGAAATCCTTCAGTCCCCATGGCTCTGCGAGCTTACGGCGTTTCACATCAACCTGAAAGAGTCTCAGAAGGACTACTCTGGAGCTGTTTTGGCTTCTCCTCCTGCACTGTTTGATGGTTGCTCTTTAGTGTTTGACGATGGAAAGCCTTTGCTTTCCTGTGAGCTTTCTGATTCTGTCAAAGTTGACATCGACTTGACTTGTTCAATATGCTTG GACACGGTGTTTGATCCGATATCTCTGACATGCGGTCACATATATTGCTACATGTGTGCTTGTTCTGCTGCATCAGTAAACGTAGTCGATGGCTTGAAAACTGCAGACCCGTCCGAAAAATGCCCGCTTTGCCGTGAG ATATGTGTTTATAAAGGTGCTGTTCGCTTGGATGAGCTAAGTATCTTGCTTAAGcgaag CTGCCGAGAGCATTGGGAAGAAAGGCGTAAAACAGAGAGAGCAGAGAGGTTAAAGCAAGCCAAGGAGTATTGGGACCATCAATGCAGAAGCTTCACTGGAATATAA
- the LOC108846779 gene encoding nucleolar protein 16, which translates to MARSRRKYKNSRAKVRVALPKKNPNIFKPAFNFPPKLRALMADDDVPEWDDQASVIQNYKSFGVISNPNLLGIRSRTEHMIQDDSLNVPPPPEPPTDDPIAKEFEPIDSGSELEEDDLKTALGKQRKDGKSAPLQPLTTMQRTHIRRLVEKHGDDIEAMYRDRKLNSMQHSVATLRKLCTRYLMYKDKNPVLVPC; encoded by the exons atggCGAGGTCAAGGAGAAAGTACAAGAACTCGAGAGCCAAAGTACGCGTCGCTCTGCCCAAGAAAAACCCAAACATCTTCAAACCAGCTTTCAACTTCCCTCCCAAGCTCCGCGCTCTCATGGCCGACGACGATGTCCCCGAGTGGGACGACCAGGCCAGCGTCATCCAGAACTACAAATCCTTCGGCGTCATCTCTAACCCTAATCTCCTCGGTATCCGTTCTCGAACCGAGCACATGATCCAGGACGACTCCCTCAACGTTCCTCCCCCTCCCGAGCCGCCGACCGATGATCCTATCGCCAAGGAGTTCGAGCCCATCGATTCCGGCAGCGAGCTCGAGGAAGACG ATCTTAAGACAGCATTGGGGAAGCAAAGAAAAGATGGGAAGAGTGCTCCTTTACAGCCCCTTACTACTATGCAACGTACTCATATCAGACGTTTGGTCGAGAAACATGGAGATGACATTGAG GCCATGTACCGAGACAGGAAGCTAAACTCGATGCAGCATTCGGTTGCAACGTTGCGGAAGCTATGCACAAGATATCTCATGTACAAGGATAAGAACCCTGTTTTAGTTCCATGCTGA
- the LOC108846611 gene encoding E3 ubiquitin-protein ligase NLA isoform X2 yields MKFCKKYEEYMQGQKEKKNLPGVGFKKLKKILKGCRRRDHQIASINHCPRECTVCDGTFFPELQKEMEDVVGWFNENAQKLLELHLASRFKKCLDWFKGNNNRKRSHLGLIQQGKDLVSYALINSVAIRKILKKYDKIHESSQGQAFKTQVQKMHIEILQSPWLCELTAFHINLKESQKDYSGAVLASPPALFDGCSLVFDDGKPLLSCELSDSVKVDIDLTCSICLDTVFDPISLTCGHIYCYMCACSAASVNVVDGLKTADPSEKCPLCREVLFAWMS; encoded by the exons ATGAAGTTCTGTAAAAAGTATGAGGAGTACATGCAAGGacaaaaggagaagaagaatctaCCTGGTGTTGGCTTCAAGAAGCTCAAAAAAATTCTCAAGGGATGCAGAAGAAGAGATCATCAGATTGCTTCAATCAATCACTGTCCTCGTGAATGCACAG TTTGTGATGGAACCTTCTTCCCGGAGCTTCAGAAGGAGATGGAAGATGTAGTAGGATGGTTTAACGAGAATGCTCAGAAGCTTCTTGAGTTACATTTAGCTTCTCGTTTCAAAAAGTGTCTTGATTGGTTCAAAGGCAACAACAATCGCAAAAGGAGTCATCTCGGTTTGATCCAACAAGGCAAAGACTTGGTTAGCTACGCTCTCATCAACTCGGTCGCCATCAGAAAAATCCTCAAAAAATACGACAAG ATTCATGAGTCTAGCCAAGGACAAGCGTTTAAGACACAGGTCCAGAAAATGCATATCGAAATCCTTCAGTCCCCATGGCTCTGCGAGCTTACGGCGTTTCACATCAACCTGAAAGAGTCTCAGAAGGACTACTCTGGAGCTGTTTTGGCTTCTCCTCCTGCACTGTTTGATGGTTGCTCTTTAGTGTTTGACGATGGAAAGCCTTTGCTTTCCTGTGAGCTTTCTGATTCTGTCAAAGTTGACATCGACTTGACTTGTTCAATATGCTTG GACACGGTGTTTGATCCGATATCTCTGACATGCGGTCACATATATTGCTACATGTGTGCTTGTTCTGCTGCATCAGTAAACGTAGTCGATGGCTTGAAAACTGCAGACCCGTCCGAAAAATGCCCGCTTTGCCGTGAG GTGCTGTTCGCTTGGATGAGCTAA
- the LOC108851817 gene encoding beta-glucosidase 11 isoform X2: MKLLNNNSLIMLFVFLILAFTQVSSLEEEGYSRNDFPTDFVFGSGTSAYQVEGAAEEDGRTSSIWDVFAHAGHSGDATGDVACDQYHKYKEDVKLMVDIGLDAYRFSISWSRLLPSGRGPVNPKGLQYYNNLIDELITHGIQPHATLHHFDLPQVLEDEYGGWLSREIVRDFTAYADTCFKEFGDRVLHWTTINEPNVFALGGYDQGVTPPGRCSPSFGLNCSKGNSSIEPYIAVHNMLLAHASATNLYKKQYQHMQQGTVGISIYTYGATPLTNSTEDKQATVRLNDFFIGWVLHPLVFGDYPETMKTSVGSRLPAFTEDESEQVKGAIDFVGVINYMALYVKDNSSSPKQNLHDFNTDMAVSLTLVGNTSFSNEYANTPWSLQQVLLYIKENYGNPPIYIAENGQMAPHSSSLEDTTRIKYVSSHIEAVLHSIRKGANVRGYFQWSLMDLYEVFGGYNMSYGLYYVDFKDPYLKRYPKLSAHWYSSFLGGTLHHRSHALSSAM; this comes from the exons ATGAAGCTATTGAACAATAATAGTCTCATCATGCTCTTTGTCTTTCTGATTTTGGCATTTACCCAAGTCTCATCCCTCGAAGAAGAAGGTTACAGCAGAAATGACTTCCCTACAGACTTTGTCTTTGGTTCTGGCACATCAGCTTATCAG GTAGAAGGAGCTGCTGAGGAAGACGGGAGAACTAGTAGCATTTGGGATGTTTTTGCTCATGCAG GACACTCTGGCGATGCAACAGGGGATGTTGCATGTGACCAATATCACAAATACAAG GAAGATGTGAAGCTCATGGTAGACATTGGTTTGGATGCTTACAGATTTTCCATATCCTGGTCAAGGCTTTTACCAA GTGGGAGAGGACCTGTTAATCCTAAGGGGCTGCAGTATTACAACAATCTTATTGATGAATTGATCACTCATG GAATCCAGCCACACGCTACGTTGCACCACTTTGATCTTCCACAGGTCCTAGAAGATGAGTATGGAGGTTGGCTTAGCCGAGAAATcgt GAGAGACTTCACAGCTTATGCAGATACTTGCTTCAAGGAGTTTGGAGATAGAGTGTTGCATTGGACTACAATAAATGAACCCAACGTGTTTGCACTTGGAGGGTATGACCAGGGAGTAACACCTCCTGGTCGATGCTCTCCTTCCTTTGGTCTTAACTGTTCTAAAGGAAACTCTTCTATTGAGCCTTACATTGCTGTTCACAATATGTTGCTCGCACATGCTTCTGCCACAAACTTATACAAGAAACAGTACCAg CATATGCAGCAGGGGACGGTAGGTATTAGCATATACACATACGGTGCTACCCCCTTAACTAACTCGACAGAGGATAAGCAAGCAACAGTTAGATTGAATGACTTCTTTATTGGTTG gGTCTTGCATCCGCTGGTGTTTGGTGATTATCCTGAGACGATGAAGACCAGTGTTGGGTCTAGATTACCTGCTTTTACAGAGGATGAGTCTGAACAAGTTAAGGGCGCTATCGACTTTGTAGGAGTGATAAATTACATGGCACTTTACGTTAAGGATAACTCTTCCTCTCCGAAACAAAATCTCCATGATTTCAACACAGACATGGCTGTGTCACTGACCT TGGTTGGAAACACATCGTTCAGTAATGAG TATGCAAATACACCATGGAGTCTGCAACAAGTACTGTTGTATATCAAAGAAAACTACGGCAACCCTCCTATCTACATTGCAGAGAATG GTCAGATGGCTCCTCACAGCTCATCACTTGAGGACACGACGAGAATAAAGTATGTGAGCTCACACATTGAAGCAGTACTTCATTCAATCAG GAAAGGAGCGAACGTAAGAGGGTATTTTCAGTGGTCCTTGATGGATTTGTATGAGGTATTTGGTGGGTATAACATGAGCTATGGATTATATTACGTGGACTTCAAGGATCCTTATCTAAAGAGGTACCCTAAACTCTCTGCTCACTGGTACTCTTCCTTCCTCGGAGGAACACTTCACCATCGGTCGCATGCTTTATCTTCAGCTATGTGA
- the LOC108854867 gene encoding late embryogenis abundant protein 2: MARSLSIAKTLSVIVARDFSNAIFRRGFAVAADTALHGSVASGGTTASASVMKKNVGEESSEKAPWIPDPKTGYYRPATVSQEIDPAELRAVLLNNKQ, from the exons ATGGCTCGCTCTCTCTCTATCGCTAAAACCCTCTCCGTCATCGTCGCCCGAGACTTCTCCAACGCCATCTTCAG ACGAGGGTTCGCCGTCGCAGCTGACACGGCGTTGCATGGGAGCGTTGCGAGCGGTGGAACAACCGCTTCTGCCTCGGTGATGAAGAAGAATGTTGGGGAAGAGTCAAGCGAGAAGGCTCCATGGATCCCTGACCCTAAAACCGGTTACTACAGACCCGCTACCGTTTCTCAGGAGATTGATCCGGCGGAGCTACGAGCTGTTCTCTTGAACAACAAGCAATAA
- the LOC108851521 gene encoding 60S ribosomal protein L22-3, which translates to MARGVAVKSSAKKKGVAFVIDCSKPVDDKIMEIATLEKFLQERIKVGGKPGALGDAVSITTSKGKITVTADSNFSKRYLKYLTKKYLKKYNVRDWLRVIASNKDRNLYELRYFNIEDDAAGEEED; encoded by the exons ATGGCTCGAGGAGTGGCGGTGAAGTCGAGTGCGAAGAAGAAGGGAGTGGCTTTCGTGATTGACTGCTCCAAGCCAGTGGATGACAAGATCATGGAGATCGCCACCCTCGAGAAGTTTCTTCAGGAACGAATCAAGGTCGGAGGCAAACCCGGAGCTCTCGGCGACGCCGTTTCCATCACAACCTCCAAGGGAAAGATCACCGTCACCGCCGATTCCAACTTCTCCAAACG gtaCTTGAAGTATCTGACGAAGAAGTATTTGAAGAAGTACAATGTCCGTGATTGGCTCCGCGTGATTGCGTCGAACAAAGACAGAAACTTGTATGAGCTAAGGTACTTCAACATCGAAGACGATGCAGCTGGTGAGGAGGAAGATTAA
- the LOC108851817 gene encoding beta-glucosidase 11 isoform X1, with protein sequence MKLLNNNSLIMLFVFLILAFTQVSSLEEEGYSRNDFPTDFVFGSGTSAYQVEGAAEEDGRTSSIWDVFAHAGHSGDATGDVACDQYHKYKEDVKLMVDIGLDAYRFSISWSRLLPSGRGPVNPKGLQYYNNLIDELITHGIQPHATLHHFDLPQVLEDEYGGWLSREIVRDFTAYADTCFKEFGDRVLHWTTINEPNVFALGGYDQGVTPPGRCSPSFGLNCSKGNSSIEPYIAVHNMLLAHASATNLYKKQYQVLLFLFFYVSSIYVHYYCLYLTKYLHLITQHMQQGTVGISIYTYGATPLTNSTEDKQATVRLNDFFIGWVLHPLVFGDYPETMKTSVGSRLPAFTEDESEQVKGAIDFVGVINYMALYVKDNSSSPKQNLHDFNTDMAVSLTLVGNTSFSNEYANTPWSLQQVLLYIKENYGNPPIYIAENGQMAPHSSSLEDTTRIKYVSSHIEAVLHSIRKGANVRGYFQWSLMDLYEVFGGYNMSYGLYYVDFKDPYLKRYPKLSAHWYSSFLGGTLHHRSHALSSAM encoded by the exons ATGAAGCTATTGAACAATAATAGTCTCATCATGCTCTTTGTCTTTCTGATTTTGGCATTTACCCAAGTCTCATCCCTCGAAGAAGAAGGTTACAGCAGAAATGACTTCCCTACAGACTTTGTCTTTGGTTCTGGCACATCAGCTTATCAG GTAGAAGGAGCTGCTGAGGAAGACGGGAGAACTAGTAGCATTTGGGATGTTTTTGCTCATGCAG GACACTCTGGCGATGCAACAGGGGATGTTGCATGTGACCAATATCACAAATACAAG GAAGATGTGAAGCTCATGGTAGACATTGGTTTGGATGCTTACAGATTTTCCATATCCTGGTCAAGGCTTTTACCAA GTGGGAGAGGACCTGTTAATCCTAAGGGGCTGCAGTATTACAACAATCTTATTGATGAATTGATCACTCATG GAATCCAGCCACACGCTACGTTGCACCACTTTGATCTTCCACAGGTCCTAGAAGATGAGTATGGAGGTTGGCTTAGCCGAGAAATcgt GAGAGACTTCACAGCTTATGCAGATACTTGCTTCAAGGAGTTTGGAGATAGAGTGTTGCATTGGACTACAATAAATGAACCCAACGTGTTTGCACTTGGAGGGTATGACCAGGGAGTAACACCTCCTGGTCGATGCTCTCCTTCCTTTGGTCTTAACTGTTCTAAAGGAAACTCTTCTATTGAGCCTTACATTGCTGTTCACAATATGTTGCTCGCACATGCTTCTGCCACAAACTTATACAAGAAACAGTACCAggttcttctcttcctcttcttttatGTGTCCTCCATATATGTGCACTACTACTGTCTTTATCTAACAAAGTATCTCCACTTAATTACACAGCATATGCAGCAGGGGACGGTAGGTATTAGCATATACACATACGGTGCTACCCCCTTAACTAACTCGACAGAGGATAAGCAAGCAACAGTTAGATTGAATGACTTCTTTATTGGTTG gGTCTTGCATCCGCTGGTGTTTGGTGATTATCCTGAGACGATGAAGACCAGTGTTGGGTCTAGATTACCTGCTTTTACAGAGGATGAGTCTGAACAAGTTAAGGGCGCTATCGACTTTGTAGGAGTGATAAATTACATGGCACTTTACGTTAAGGATAACTCTTCCTCTCCGAAACAAAATCTCCATGATTTCAACACAGACATGGCTGTGTCACTGACCT TGGTTGGAAACACATCGTTCAGTAATGAG TATGCAAATACACCATGGAGTCTGCAACAAGTACTGTTGTATATCAAAGAAAACTACGGCAACCCTCCTATCTACATTGCAGAGAATG GTCAGATGGCTCCTCACAGCTCATCACTTGAGGACACGACGAGAATAAAGTATGTGAGCTCACACATTGAAGCAGTACTTCATTCAATCAG GAAAGGAGCGAACGTAAGAGGGTATTTTCAGTGGTCCTTGATGGATTTGTATGAGGTATTTGGTGGGTATAACATGAGCTATGGATTATATTACGTGGACTTCAAGGATCCTTATCTAAAGAGGTACCCTAAACTCTCTGCTCACTGGTACTCTTCCTTCCTCGGAGGAACACTTCACCATCGGTCGCATGCTTTATCTTCAGCTATGTGA